The Sphingopyxis fribergensis genome contains a region encoding:
- a CDS encoding nitroreductase family protein, translated as MLAVAKSFAKLNRNLFYDAFRYFRFSSMFDRESESARLGAAIKMDAHRIEKGLALPQSRPGFGQDVVARLIRDVRIYEQRFGADRITRVARSALADYEQTSRDQGVPHANLGQFLTPGDFAQAESATIRLDAESVRARSHMDFASFAHSRHSLRQFSLDPVDRAAIEAAVRAAERTPSVCNRQSAKAYHIVDSALRRQLLEIQGGNRGFGDDISELLIITSELRNFVSAAERYQCWIDGGLFAMSLVYALHAQGLGTCMLNWSVDPSRDIAARKLMKLPPTQNIIVYIAVGHYPESFSVATSARLGVDDILIRL; from the coding sequence ATGCTCGCCGTCGCCAAATCCTTTGCGAAGCTGAACCGCAATCTCTTTTACGATGCCTTCCGCTATTTTCGTTTCTCCTCGATGTTCGACCGCGAATCCGAAAGCGCGCGGCTCGGTGCGGCGATCAAGATGGATGCTCACCGGATCGAGAAAGGGCTGGCCTTGCCGCAATCGCGCCCCGGCTTCGGCCAGGATGTCGTTGCACGGCTGATCCGCGATGTCAGGATTTATGAGCAGCGCTTCGGCGCCGACCGGATTACGCGCGTCGCCCGTTCGGCGCTCGCGGACTATGAGCAGACCAGTCGCGATCAAGGTGTGCCGCACGCAAACCTTGGTCAGTTTCTGACCCCGGGCGATTTTGCCCAAGCCGAGTCCGCGACGATCCGGCTCGATGCGGAATCGGTCCGTGCCCGATCGCACATGGATTTTGCGTCATTCGCGCATTCGCGCCACTCGCTTCGCCAATTTTCCCTTGACCCTGTCGACCGCGCGGCGATCGAGGCCGCTGTGCGTGCGGCCGAACGCACACCTTCGGTCTGCAACCGCCAATCGGCCAAGGCTTACCACATCGTCGATTCGGCGCTGCGCAGGCAGTTGCTGGAGATACAGGGCGGAAACCGGGGGTTCGGCGACGATATCTCCGAACTTCTGATCATAACGTCCGAACTGCGCAATTTCGTGAGTGCGGCCGAACGCTATCAATGCTGGATCGATGGCGGCCTGTTTGCTATGTCGCTCGTTTACGCGCTTCATGCCCAGGGTCTGGGCACCTGCATGCTCAACTGGAGCGTCGATCCGAGCCGCGACATCGCAGCGCGCAAGCTGATGAAACTGCCGCCGACGCAAAATATCATCGTCTATATCGCGGTGGGCCATTACCCCGAAAGCTTCTCGGTCGCGACCTCCGCGCGGCTTGGTGTCGACGATATTCTGATACGTCTCTGA
- a CDS encoding oligosaccharide flippase family protein — translation MSQTAAIVKRLRSTAGRSTSAGGLFLARVYAQIVQFAFFLVVARFIGVADFGTFSLLFAFALGLSLFAEGGWREYLICHDEDALVRRSYGLAIMISLAIFLLITSAAVIFWVASPHARLAPTMVALALWVPFRSFATLDAGRLTKAGQIHQISVASIVSETAGCLAGLGALWAGQGILALGVSKLALEATALLCLMHGQERVKCEWRRQPHDRAMIEFAGQILVGRFASFLSGNSSVFVIGFGLNPIAVGFYRAATRVAGAAAEALREPARVIFWSTMKKADGADRRELRMRSAENSAWYLFCVAAPVFVLMAELSEPLILMLLGEKWAPAAPIISILAIAYLIGFVTTLSEPVFSLDNQPKRARELAISAAIMSVVATILAVPFGLHAVAWAQLAASVLVAAVTLWSLRVHGDFASTRFLKRLAAPAAGLTAMIGALWLLERHGAVHALPHIFKILALGSAGVAIYAIVTGAFILNIFRRRAVHAR, via the coding sequence GTGTCCCAGACGGCGGCTATCGTGAAGCGGCTTCGATCGACGGCAGGCCGTTCGACCTCCGCAGGAGGACTGTTCCTTGCCAGAGTATATGCGCAAATCGTCCAGTTCGCCTTCTTTCTCGTCGTCGCGCGCTTTATCGGCGTCGCCGACTTCGGCACTTTCAGTCTCCTATTCGCTTTTGCCCTCGGGCTTTCGCTCTTCGCCGAGGGGGGCTGGCGCGAATATCTGATCTGCCATGACGAAGACGCCCTCGTTCGGCGAAGCTATGGGCTGGCGATCATGATCTCGCTGGCCATTTTTCTTTTGATTACCAGCGCCGCGGTCATCTTCTGGGTCGCGAGTCCGCACGCCCGTCTCGCTCCCACCATGGTGGCGCTGGCATTATGGGTGCCATTTCGAAGTTTCGCGACCCTCGACGCCGGGCGACTGACGAAAGCCGGCCAGATTCATCAGATTTCCGTGGCATCGATCGTTTCGGAAACCGCAGGCTGCCTTGCAGGCCTCGGCGCGCTGTGGGCCGGCCAGGGGATATTGGCGCTCGGCGTGTCCAAACTCGCGCTCGAGGCCACCGCATTGCTTTGCCTGATGCATGGTCAGGAGCGCGTGAAATGCGAGTGGCGGCGGCAGCCGCACGATCGTGCGATGATCGAGTTCGCGGGCCAAATCCTCGTCGGACGTTTCGCCTCCTTCCTGAGTGGGAACTCCTCGGTCTTCGTTATCGGATTCGGTCTGAATCCGATCGCGGTGGGCTTCTACCGCGCCGCGACCCGCGTCGCTGGAGCCGCCGCCGAAGCCCTGCGGGAACCCGCGCGCGTGATCTTCTGGTCGACCATGAAAAAGGCCGACGGTGCAGACCGCCGCGAACTACGCATGCGGAGCGCCGAAAATTCGGCCTGGTATCTTTTCTGCGTGGCGGCACCGGTCTTCGTGCTCATGGCCGAATTGTCCGAACCGCTGATCCTGATGCTGCTCGGGGAGAAATGGGCTCCCGCGGCGCCGATCATATCGATCCTGGCGATCGCCTATCTGATCGGGTTTGTCACGACGCTGAGCGAGCCGGTCTTCTCACTCGACAACCAGCCAAAGCGGGCGCGCGAACTCGCGATCTCGGCCGCCATTATGTCGGTGGTCGCGACCATTCTGGCCGTCCCGTTCGGACTCCATGCGGTTGCCTGGGCGCAGCTGGCGGCAAGCGTTCTGGTCGCGGCCGTGACCCTGTGGTCACTCCGGGTCCATGGCGATTTCGCTTCCACCCGTTTCCTGAAGCGGCTCGCTGCTCCAGCTGCAGGCCTCACTGCAATGATCGGCGCGCTGTGGTTGCTCGAAAGGCACGGCGCAGTGCATGCCCTTCCGCATATCTTCAAGATCTTGGCGCTGGGTTCCGCCGGCGTTGCCATCTACGCCATTGTCACCGGCGCCTTCATCCTCAACATCTTCCGCAGGCGCGCGGTGCACGCCCGCTGA
- a CDS encoding acyltransferase family protein, whose translation MPLEATGVGAPHAIADSPARDTRAARLQWVDALKGAGIFLVVLGHALGGLIDAGFAPGTTWFRPLFAAIYIFHMPLFFFLTGLFVAKRVTDNPDRFRARLFSQIAWPYFLWSAVQIVAITMAGSLANNPGGPLGPSLLRMFFMPSAQFWFLYSLFFFHGLSLIARRAIATPFYLLLLIAAGSLAEQQALPGIVEASLQMAPYYGLGVFLGPLLLDRGPSPRDRVSLWSVPLACAALAVTMAHAIDLGIPGRWPETGAAIILDVRSFDNFYAALAAIIALVSLARFTGQWAPGWLISCGRQTMPIFLLHILFIAATRIAVLKYDPAVPAQILLALLCLVGVLVPLVAAAITDRVGLSKWIGFR comes from the coding sequence ATGCCGTTGGAAGCGACCGGCGTCGGAGCGCCTCATGCGATTGCCGATTCCCCGGCGCGCGATACGCGCGCGGCGCGGCTGCAATGGGTCGACGCGCTAAAGGGCGCCGGCATTTTCCTGGTTGTGCTCGGCCATGCGCTCGGCGGCTTGATCGATGCCGGCTTCGCGCCGGGCACGACATGGTTTCGGCCGCTTTTCGCCGCGATATACATCTTCCATATGCCGCTTTTCTTCTTTTTGACGGGACTCTTCGTGGCGAAGCGGGTGACCGATAATCCCGATCGTTTTCGCGCCCGGCTTTTTAGCCAGATCGCATGGCCCTATTTCCTGTGGAGCGCCGTCCAGATTGTAGCGATCACGATGGCGGGATCGCTCGCCAACAATCCAGGCGGCCCTCTTGGCCCATCGCTGCTGCGGATGTTCTTCATGCCGTCGGCGCAATTCTGGTTCCTCTACTCGCTCTTTTTCTTCCATGGCCTGTCCCTCATCGCCCGACGCGCCATCGCGACTCCCTTCTATTTGCTCCTTCTGATCGCGGCCGGGTCACTCGCCGAACAGCAAGCCTTGCCCGGCATTGTCGAGGCAAGCCTGCAGATGGCGCCCTATTATGGGCTGGGGGTCTTTCTCGGCCCATTGCTTCTCGATCGCGGGCCTTCGCCGCGCGACAGGGTTTCGCTCTGGTCGGTCCCCTTGGCATGTGCCGCGCTCGCTGTAACGATGGCGCACGCGATCGATCTAGGTATTCCCGGTCGCTGGCCGGAAACGGGGGCAGCGATCATCCTCGACGTTCGAAGTTTCGACAATTTCTATGCCGCACTCGCCGCGATTATTGCGCTCGTTTCGCTTGCGCGGTTCACCGGACAATGGGCACCAGGCTGGCTGATTTCCTGTGGCAGACAGACAATGCCGATCTTTCTCCTTCATATTCTCTTCATCGCTGCGACGCGGATCGCCGTGCTCAAATATGACCCAGCCGTTCCAGCCCAGATCCTTCTGGCGCTCTTGTGTCTCGTTGGAGTTCTCGTGCCCCTCGTGGCAGCGGCGATTACCGATCGCGTCGGTCTCTCGAAATGGATTGGTTTTCGATAG
- a CDS encoding glycosyltransferase family 4 protein, protein MPSKPRKVVINGKFLSGVPTGVHRVAEELIRHAKTIVDQDPEIGRRIELSLWVPRNGEAKAKHMDMPYRVVGPFSGNLWEQITLPLRARGRTIVSLCNVGPMLTRDAITMFHDAQVHLAPDSYSRPFRLWYRLHQPISGRRHRRILTVSHFSREQLERVGVAGLDKTAVVHNGVDHVLSTVPDDAALQRLGLGDEPFVVALANTQPHKNIGLLLKAFSRSELEGTKLVLFGSARAGDFVAAGHVVPANVVFAGRVSDAELRSLYGHALCIAFPSLTEGFGLPPLEAMTTGCPAIVAPLGALPEICADAVVYAAADDPGAWAAAIVRLNQDGDFRTEMRAAGERQAASFTWKRAASRLVEELLAL, encoded by the coding sequence GTGCCTTCAAAACCTCGAAAAGTGGTCATAAACGGCAAGTTTCTTTCGGGGGTGCCGACCGGCGTACATCGTGTTGCCGAAGAGCTGATCCGGCATGCCAAGACCATCGTCGATCAGGACCCCGAAATCGGTCGGCGGATCGAGCTGTCGCTGTGGGTTCCGCGCAACGGGGAAGCGAAGGCGAAGCACATGGATATGCCGTACCGCGTCGTCGGTCCTTTCAGCGGGAACCTGTGGGAGCAGATCACGCTTCCGTTGCGCGCACGTGGCCGGACCATCGTCAGCTTGTGCAACGTGGGACCGATGCTGACACGCGATGCAATAACAATGTTTCACGACGCCCAGGTGCATCTGGCACCCGACAGCTACTCGCGTCCGTTCCGGCTATGGTATCGCCTGCATCAGCCGATCAGTGGACGGCGGCACCGCAGGATTTTGACCGTATCGCATTTCTCGCGCGAGCAGCTCGAGCGGGTCGGGGTCGCTGGCCTCGACAAGACCGCCGTCGTCCATAACGGGGTTGATCATGTGCTGTCGACGGTGCCGGACGATGCCGCGCTACAGCGTCTCGGCTTGGGCGATGAACCCTTTGTCGTCGCGCTGGCCAACACGCAGCCGCACAAGAATATCGGGCTTTTGCTGAAGGCATTTTCGCGGTCCGAATTGGAAGGCACGAAACTTGTCCTGTTCGGTTCGGCCCGCGCCGGGGACTTTGTCGCAGCCGGTCACGTGGTACCCGCCAATGTCGTCTTTGCTGGCCGCGTAAGCGATGCCGAATTGCGCTCGCTATATGGCCATGCGCTTTGCATCGCCTTTCCCTCGCTTACCGAAGGCTTCGGCCTGCCCCCGCTCGAGGCGATGACAACCGGCTGCCCGGCCATCGTCGCGCCGCTCGGCGCTCTTCCCGAAATATGCGCCGATGCGGTTGTTTATGCCGCGGCGGACGATCCCGGCGCATGGGCCGCTGCCATCGTGCGGCTCAACCAGGATGGCGATTTCCGCACCGAGATGCGGGCGGCCGGCGAGCGTCAGGCGGCTTCCTTCACCTGGAAACGTGCCGCCAGCCGGCTGGTCGAGGAATTGTTGGCGCTGTAG
- a CDS encoding glycosyltransferase — protein MKPPRTVIVHYWLVAMRGGERVLERLLRLYPGADIITHVYDPAAVSDFIASHRIRTTFIQDLPGARKHYQKYLPLMPRALEQMDLSEYDLVISSESGPAKGVIARPDAFHLCYCHSPMRYLWDHYHQYRASAGLLSRAAMSATFPALRRWDVTSAQGIDHIAANSHFIARRIRKSWGRSADVVHPPVDVAMFQKSQSIGDHYLWVGQMTPYKRADLVADAFTRLGLPLLMVGTGELARDIARRTGRNVRIVERLDYAALRQAYADCRALVFPAEEDFGIIPVEANAAGRPVIAFGRGGVRDSIVDKQTGLFFDRQETDSLIEAVERFERWLPDFEPDAAVANAQRFAPEFFDAGITRIVSRALNSASPLSDPLARLVEAAR, from the coding sequence ATGAAGCCGCCGCGCACCGTTATCGTCCACTATTGGCTGGTCGCCATGCGCGGCGGCGAACGGGTGCTGGAACGCCTGCTGCGCCTGTATCCCGGCGCGGATATCATCACCCATGTCTACGACCCCGCGGCCGTGTCCGATTTCATCGCGTCGCACAGGATACGCACGACATTCATCCAGGACCTTCCCGGCGCAAGGAAACATTATCAGAAATATCTGCCGCTGATGCCGCGCGCGCTCGAGCAAATGGATCTGAGCGAATATGATCTGGTGATCAGCAGCGAGTCCGGTCCGGCCAAGGGCGTGATCGCACGCCCCGATGCATTCCACCTTTGCTATTGTCATTCGCCGATGCGCTATCTGTGGGATCATTATCATCAGTATCGCGCGAGCGCGGGCCTGCTTTCGCGCGCCGCGATGTCGGCAACTTTTCCGGCCCTGCGACGATGGGATGTGACGTCCGCGCAAGGGATCGACCATATCGCAGCCAACAGCCATTTCATCGCGCGCCGGATCCGGAAAAGCTGGGGTCGCTCGGCCGACGTCGTCCACCCGCCCGTCGACGTGGCGATGTTTCAGAAATCCCAGTCGATCGGCGACCATTATTTGTGGGTCGGGCAAATGACGCCCTATAAACGAGCCGACCTCGTCGCCGACGCCTTCACACGGCTCGGACTGCCGCTGCTCATGGTTGGCACAGGCGAGCTGGCGCGCGACATTGCAAGGCGCACGGGACGCAATGTCCGGATCGTCGAACGGCTCGACTATGCTGCGCTTCGCCAGGCCTATGCCGATTGCCGCGCGCTGGTCTTTCCGGCCGAGGAGGATTTCGGCATTATCCCGGTGGAGGCCAACGCCGCCGGCCGCCCAGTGATCGCCTTCGGCCGCGGCGGCGTTCGCGATTCGATTGTCGACAAGCAAACCGGGCTGTTCTTCGACCGCCAGGAAACCGACTCCCTGATCGAAGCCGTCGAGCGCTTCGAGCGCTGGCTGCCCGATTTCGAGCCCGATGCCGCAGTTGCCAACGCCCAGCGTTTCGCACCCGAATTTTTCGACGCCGGAATTACGCGCATCGTGTCGCGCGCGCTGAACTCGGCTTCGCCCCTGTCCGATCCCTTGGCGAGGCTGGTCGAGGCGGCGCGATGA
- a CDS encoding GumC family protein translates to MTLPAMHAEPQQDMVRGSDARSLRDTSPSPAGDRLSFAKLFNMLRRRLWLIVGVAAAIFVIGLLATLWQPKIYTADAIVRLTGSNRELAAKVGDEAEPTMAGDADVATEIQVVGSLGMAREIVRKYGLVDNRQFNPFVNPPASTLSRMFGGGKAPIDLHKLNPEQRQKMEDQLVRYLRSGLGATRIGTSYSIGIAYRHHDPEMAAMLANAYANEYAQSQINEKKTATSEAIGFLRDKVEELRAQATADFAEVQNYRIRNGLPSTTGASLTEQDISVYNQQAATARAEAAADAARLETARAQLRSGSMGDDVGEALESSVVSSLRSQRGQLVVKMADLRVRYGDRHPDLQRARQEMADLDKQIQEEIDRVISNLEAKAAVSSQRLASLSGTLGSAKGQLLTNNKAMVALDDLQRRAEASQGLYESYLARYRETLASSGTERSDARVLTLASPPTMPTSPNIILNLFFASICGIGLGLVAAFVAEMQFRGLTTAADVEKRTGLPYLGMVPENGTAKHHAPNPIETIASMPNSILAESLRNIHASIQIPGLERAQVIAVTSALPAEGKSVLSALLGLVAAQTGHRTIVVDCDIFRRGLSHEFHIHDGQGLIEVGAGTSGLDAAIRTVGAGLHILPIVSRGSEGDRLTDKGLIQATVAQLKERYDLVILDCPPLLAVAETREIAGLSDGVILAAKWRSTPDEAVVTASRLLPARLTRYVGVALTRVDLRKQSRYAPDDSSSYYTQYQQYVAAAA, encoded by the coding sequence ATGACTCTCCCCGCAATGCATGCCGAGCCGCAGCAGGATATGGTGCGAGGTTCCGACGCACGGAGCCTGCGCGATACGTCGCCCTCGCCCGCCGGAGACAGGCTGAGCTTTGCCAAGCTGTTCAACATGCTGCGCCGCCGCCTGTGGCTGATCGTCGGCGTCGCGGCTGCCATATTCGTTATCGGTCTCCTCGCAACACTTTGGCAGCCCAAGATATATACGGCCGATGCGATCGTTCGGCTGACAGGATCCAATCGCGAACTTGCGGCGAAAGTTGGCGACGAGGCCGAGCCGACCATGGCCGGGGATGCCGATGTCGCCACCGAAATCCAGGTGGTGGGATCGCTCGGGATGGCTCGCGAAATCGTCCGAAAATACGGTCTTGTCGACAACCGGCAATTCAACCCCTTTGTGAATCCGCCCGCGTCGACGCTGTCGCGCATGTTTGGCGGGGGGAAAGCGCCGATCGATCTGCACAAGCTCAACCCAGAACAGCGCCAGAAGATGGAAGACCAACTTGTCCGCTATCTTCGCAGTGGGCTGGGCGCGACCCGGATCGGGACCTCCTATTCGATCGGCATTGCTTACCGCCATCACGATCCGGAAATGGCGGCGATGCTGGCCAACGCCTACGCCAATGAATATGCGCAGTCGCAGATAAACGAAAAGAAGACCGCGACCTCTGAAGCGATTGGCTTCCTCAGGGACAAGGTCGAGGAGCTTCGAGCGCAGGCAACGGCCGACTTTGCCGAAGTACAGAATTACCGCATCCGCAACGGTCTTCCCAGCACGACGGGCGCATCGCTGACCGAACAGGATATTTCGGTCTACAACCAGCAGGCGGCAACCGCGCGCGCGGAAGCCGCGGCCGATGCCGCCAGGCTCGAAACCGCTCGCGCACAGCTTCGCAGCGGCTCGATGGGCGATGATGTCGGCGAGGCGCTCGAATCGTCGGTCGTCTCGTCGCTTCGTTCCCAACGCGGACAGTTGGTCGTCAAGATGGCCGATCTCAGGGTGCGCTATGGCGACCGCCATCCGGACCTTCAGCGTGCGCGGCAGGAAATGGCCGACCTCGACAAGCAGATCCAGGAGGAGATCGACCGCGTCATCTCGAATCTTGAAGCGAAGGCGGCAGTATCGTCGCAGCGACTGGCTTCGCTTTCGGGAACACTCGGTTCGGCAAAGGGACAGTTGCTCACCAACAACAAGGCCATGGTGGCGCTCGACGACCTGCAGCGCCGCGCCGAAGCGTCGCAGGGTCTCTATGAATCCTACCTCGCGCGCTATCGGGAAACGTTGGCCAGCAGCGGCACCGAACGGTCGGATGCCCGCGTATTGACCCTCGCTTCACCGCCGACAATGCCGACGAGCCCGAACATCATTCTCAACCTCTTTTTCGCATCGATCTGCGGTATCGGTCTGGGTCTTGTCGCCGCCTTCGTGGCCGAGATGCAGTTCCGCGGCCTGACCACGGCAGCCGATGTCGAAAAGCGGACCGGGCTTCCCTACCTCGGCATGGTCCCGGAGAATGGCACGGCCAAGCATCACGCGCCGAATCCGATCGAGACGATTGCCAGCATGCCCAATTCGATCCTCGCGGAATCGCTGCGCAACATCCATGCCTCGATCCAGATACCGGGCCTCGAAAGAGCGCAGGTCATCGCGGTCACATCCGCGCTGCCGGCGGAAGGCAAGAGCGTGTTGTCGGCGCTGCTCGGCCTGGTCGCGGCGCAAACCGGCCATCGCACGATTGTCGTCGACTGCGACATCTTCCGCCGGGGCCTGTCGCACGAATTTCATATTCACGACGGGCAGGGCCTCATCGAAGTCGGTGCGGGAACAAGCGGCCTCGATGCGGCCATTCGTACGGTCGGCGCTGGCCTGCATATCCTGCCAATCGTGTCGCGCGGAAGCGAAGGCGACCGGCTGACCGACAAGGGCCTCATCCAGGCGACGGTCGCGCAGCTCAAGGAACGGTATGACCTCGTCATCCTCGACTGCCCGCCGCTGCTTGCCGTCGCGGAAACGCGCGAGATTGCCGGCTTGTCGGACGGCGTCATCCTGGCCGCAAAATGGCGATCGACACCCGACGAAGCCGTCGTCACGGCGTCGCGGCTCCTCCCTGCCCGGCTGACCCGCTATGTGGGCGTCGCGCTTACGCGCGTCGATCTGCGCAAACAGAGCCGTTACGCGCCCGATGACTCGAGCAGCTATTACACCCAGTATCAGCAATATGTCGCGGCGGCCGCATGA